In one Silene latifolia isolate original U9 population chromosome 10, ASM4854445v1, whole genome shotgun sequence genomic region, the following are encoded:
- the LOC141607676 gene encoding uncharacterized protein LOC141607676: MPYCFVLFERDEQLHVKSFSTGPVTTSVNNKLTQIRNGILKWVLQHRHEFMLDWSPFSQDLFASASQISDSKSGSQYLQHLKSSEHEVHVQHSFWHQRAKSDFQLNDDLPTSFFFSRAKARQKRLRIISLKDFNCSWTSSESELSILIMNHFKHLFTSSQPAPSFSELESLSFPQLNAMQQAYLSLPFTADDVKKAFFDMKPTKSPGPDGFPPKFYQLFWHTVNVDITSAILGFLNDGHLPPAWNNTHIVLIPKVSSPECISQFRPISLCNVIYRAASKCIALRLRKVTDSLIGQNQNAFLPGRLISDTGFLGHEILSYINQRRSGTRCFGAIKLDMNKAFDRVSWPFLFHVLKLFGFPKAFRKLIKSCVKTVSIQVLINGAPSTCIFPQCGLRQGDPISPYLFILCMEIHSLMIVKAEELRFIEGIKLSRNSPTISHLLYADDALLCFRLTQSACESLRDILTSFTAFSGQMINHQKSYIKFSPNTPDDFREHVTDILRVPSKQNFGIYLGVPIDLGRRKTAAFQFILDNLTSKILSWGSAHFSQPAKLMLINTILIASFAHVAAILPIPLQITTRINYLIDLFWWKQNQNKRAQHWLSPDILVPKKMKVVLALKMLALLVKLYWPRLFGAVIITRLPLFLLSYVQNIEKTFLFLKKFLNTRLRLLLGKILGTKPNLKPMFRSHPITFADLLLDSTHWNKQFIFKYFETDSARQICSLELPPEPMDDFIYWKFTEDGRYSTYSGYSFLLQNCLPSSDAHHSRAKRDFKWSLIWSLPCQPHIKIFLWKVVHGILPTADVLIRRGMPVYPKCSFCHEEAETLSHLFRDCHFIKRIWAASLLGIQSDVGSHISFLTWFQNFLRYINYSSDGNDMLLLHFPLTMFAIWKHRNNVIFRDSCVCPEEIIAEIARLSLRQHVFSCHSNACSRSVFSTKVSNIVSSFPQHISYYFRTDVTFHKNLSVGSFKVYCNDLVAHEAFQCFGSSHLQIHILALNEAMIFASVFRLQGVIFQFKSFRLLSMIHDLNNSSVPVALSSSFNRLKHFLSCNTTWYCNSIM; encoded by the exons ATGCCGTACTGCTTTGTTTTATTTGAGCGTGACGAGCAGCTGCACGTGAAGAG CTTCTCTACTGGTCCTGTTACGACCTCTGTAAACAACAAGCTTACTCAAATCCGTAATGGTATTCTAAAATGGGTTCTTCAACATCGTCACGAGTTCATGCTCGACTGGAGTCCTTTTTCCCAGGATTTATTTGCCTCCGCTTCTCAAATTAGTGACTCCAAATCTGGCTCTCAATACCTCCAACATCTTAAAAGTTCTGAGCATGAAGTCCACGTCCAGCATTCCTTCTGGCACCAACGAGCTAAGTCTGATTTCCAATTAAATGACGACCTTCCTACTTCTTTTTTCTTCAGCAGAGCTAAAGCAAGACAGAAACGGCTGCGTATTATATCTCTGAAAGATTTTAATTGTTCCTGGACTTCATCTGAATCGGAACTTTCGATTTTGATTATGAACCACTTCAAACACTTGTTTACATCTTCTCAACCAGCACCCTCTTTCTCGGAACTGGAAAGCTTGTCTTTTCCCCAGTTAAATGCAATGCAGCAGGCTTATCTTTCCTTGCCTTTTACTGCAGACGATGTAAAAAAGGCCTTCTTTGACATGAAACCTACCAAGTCACCGGGACCAGATGGCTTTCCACCTAAATTCTACCAGCTCTTCTGGCACACTGTAAATGTGGACATTACATCAGCCATTCTCGGGTTTCTCAATGACGGCCATCTACCCCCGGCCTGGAACAATACTCACATTGTTCTTATTCCAAAAGTTTCTAGTCCTGAATGTATATCCCAGTTCCGCCCCATTAGTCTTTGCAATGTCATCTACCGTGCGGCTTCCAAATGTATTGCTCTCAGGCTCCGCAAGGTTACTGATTCTCTTATCGGCCAAAATCAGAATGCATTTCTCCCTGGAAGACTCATCAGCGACACCGGTTTTCTTGGACACGAAATTCTTTCTTACATCAACCAAAGGCGTAGTGGTACTCGGTGTTTTGGAGCGAtcaaacttgatatgaacaaagcTTTTGACAGAGTCTCTTGGCCTTTTCTGTTCCATGTTCTTAAGCTTTTTGGTTTTCCTAAAGCTTTCAGAAAGCTTATCAAATCCTGCGTCAAAACCGTCTCTATACAAGTGCTTATTAACGGTGCTCCTTCCACCTGTATTTTTCCTCAATGCGGCTTGCGTCAGGGCGACCCCATTTCACCTTACCTTTTTATTCTTTGCATGGAAATTCATTCGCTCATGATTGTTAAGGCGGAAGAATTACGTTTTATTGAGGGTATTAAGCTTTCCAGGAATAGCCCTACCATTTCGCATTTACTTTATGCTGACGATGCTCTCCTGTGCTTCCGGTTAACTCAATCGGCCTGTGAGTCTTTAAGAGATATCTTAACCTCTTTCACTGCTTTTTCGGGTCAAATGATTAACCACCAAAAATCCTATATCAAGTTCAGTCCAAATACGCCGGATGATTTCCGAGAACATGTCACTGATATTTTGCGTGTACCTTCGAAACAAAATTTCGGAATATACCTTGGTGTCCCAATCGATCTTGGCAGAAGAAAAACTGCTGCGTTTCAGTTTATTTTGGACAACCTTACTTCTAAAATTCTATCCTGGGGTTCAGCTCATTTCTCACAACCAGCCAAGCTCATGCTCATCAATACTATTCTGATTGCCTCTTTTGCTCATGTGGCCGCCATCCTGCCAATCCCTCTTCAGATAACCACGAgaataaattatttaattgatcTTTTCTGGTGGAAACAAAATCAGAATAAGCGTGCTCAACATTGGTTGTCCCCGGACATTCTCGTACCCAAAAAAATGAAGGTGGTCTTGGCATTAAAAATGCTCGCATTGTTAGTCAAGCTTTATTGGCCAAGACTTTTTGGCGCTGTCATCATCACCAGGCTTCCCTTATTTCTTTTGTCCTACGTCCAAAATATCGAAAAGACTTTCCTATTCCTGAAAAAATTTCTAAATACTCGGCTTCGTCTTTTGCTTGGAAAG ATTCTTGGTACAAAGCCTAATCTTAAGCCTATGTTCCGATCTCACCCTATTACTTTTGCTGACCTTCTTCTCGACTCGACTCATTGGAATAAGCAATTTATCTTTAAATACTTCGAAACAGACTCTGCCAGACAAATTTGCTCTCTTGAACTCCCACCTGAACCTATGGATGACTTCATCTATTGGAAATTCACTGAAGACGGAAGGTATTCCACTTACTCTGGTTACTCTTTTCTTCTGCAAAACTGCCTTCCCTCATCGGACGCGCATCACTCTCGTGCTAAACGGGATTTTAAATGGTCTCTCATATGGAGCCTACCTTGTCAACCTCATATCAAGATTTTTCTTTGGAAAGTTGTTCACGGTATCTTGCCTACTGCGGATGTTTTAATTCGACGAGGTATGCCGGTTTATCCAAAATGCTCTTTTTGTCATGAGGAAGCTGAAACTTTAAGCCACCTTTTCCGTGACTGCCATTTTATCAAACGAATCTGGGCTGCCAGTCTTCTTGGCATTCAGTCAGACGTAGGTTCTCATATTTCGTTCTTAACCTGGTTTCAAAACTTTCTACGCTACATCAATTACTCCTCAGACGGTAATGACATGCTACTTCTGCATTTTCCTCTCACTATGTTCGCAATTTGGAAACACCGGAATAATGTGATTTTCAGAGACAGTTGTGTCTGCCCTGAAGAGATTATTGCTGAAATTGCTCGTCTTTCTCTTCGACAACATGTTTTCAGTTGCCATTCCAATGCCTGTTCCCGCTCTGTTTTCTCCACTAAGGTTAGCAACATTGTATCCTCCTTCCCGCAACACATTTCTTATTATTTTCGGACGGATGTTACTTTCCACAAGAACTTATCGGTTGGATCGTTCAAGGTTTACTGCAATGACCTTGTTGCACATGAAGCATTTCAATGCTTTGGCTCTTCACATCTTCAAATTCATATTCTAGCTCTGAATGAGGCTATGATTTTCGCCTCAGTTTTCAGACTGCAAGGTGTAATTTTCCAATTCAAGAGCTTCCGACTTCTGAGTATGATACACGACCTCAACAACTCCTCTGTTCCTGTTGCTTTATCTAGCAGTTTTAATCGTCTCAAGCATTTTCTTAGCTGTAATACGACTTGGTATTGTAATAGTATTATGTAA
- the LOC141607677 gene encoding uncharacterized protein LOC141607677, with amino-acid sequence MPTLASHSEPTLASIPKGFKLPTSDTGTFEIRPSYINLVERNLFGGGASEDPAKHMEKFVNYCCSVPLTAGVTQEQVKQTLFPFSLRDDAAERLRDLDMEAHGVTDWNSLALAFYKRYFPPQKTNALRSQITSFKQGPAEDLHEAWVWFLCNQFYNGLYDDHRALLDSAANGRFQDNTNDTNAWKIIDQIAAHTDEYGNPRGSKRGGGTDSAIATQLEEVPCERCGTHGHVAAGSMSALEQVHAYQSFKQGTPYSNFFAKRNQNGFQPTPPHANPYIIPQNRGNQPQGNFNRPPQQQFQQMQPCPQAPNSDMSDIKAMLQQQMAASQKQEALIAQLLAHNKVLDTQIAQLSSQNTSRQPGVLPSKPNKPHETVNAIHLRSGLTYDGPEMSRVNNEVIIEDLDVDAEDESAGEVAVTVPFTELITQIPSYAKFVKEILSCKRSFDEVETIVFTAECSAILQNKSPPKLADPGSFSIPCFIGTHTIDNALCDLDASISVLPLSLAQKIGLTEFRCTNMIVQMADRSLSRPLRILEDVPVRVGKIFIPFDFVVLDIPEDTHTLIILGRTFLHTAGVVIDVRARTLTFKVGGETLTYTQSKVRRAPMQVVPCHVVVDSPTVESCFAITVPLLPHAGSKLEDRAFVSSFAGHDRLSYQEDLGGGLGALGAFFEAGNADYSGRRESPLSRAKK; translated from the exons ATGCCGACTttagcaagtcactctgagcccACCCTTGCCTCTATTCCCAAGGGATTCAAGCTCCCCACTTCAGACACGGGTACTTTTGAAATTCGCCcatcttatatcaatctggtggagcgTAATTTATTTGGCGGGGGAGCTAGTGAGGAcccagctaaacatatggagaagtTTGTTAATTATTGTTGCTCCGTTCCTTTGACTGCGGGGGTGACACAGGAGCAAGTTAAACAGACACTTTTCCCATTTTCCCTGCGAGATGATGCAGCGGAGCGGCTGCGTGACTTGGATATGGAAGCTCATGGTGTTACAGACTGGAATTCATTAGCTCTTGCTTTCTATAAGAGATACTTCCCACCCCAGAAGACTAATGCTCTTCGAAGCCAAATTACGAGTTTCAAACAAGGTCCTGCTGAAGACCTTCATGAGGCGTGG GTCTGGTTTCTCTGTAACCAGTTTTACAATGGGCTATATGACGATCATAGGGCATTACTTGATTCAgctgccaatgggagattccaggacaACACTAATGATACCAATGCCTGGAAAATAATTGATCAGATAGCTGCTCACACAGATGAGTATGGTAATCCAAGAGGTAGCAAAAGAGGAGGCGGTACGGATAGTGCAATTGCAACTCAGTTAGAG GAGGTCCCATGTGAGCGATGTGGTACACATGGCCATGTTGCAGCTGGGTCTATGAGTGCTTTAGAACAAGTTCATGCCTAtcaatctttcaagcaaggtactccgtATTCCAATTTCTTTGCTAAGAGAAATCAGAATGGGTTCCAACCTACCCCGCCTCATGCCAATCCTTACATCATCCCtcaaaatcgtggtaatcaaccacaagggaacTTTAATAGGCCGCCTCAACAGCAATTTCAACAGATGCAGCCTTGTCCTCAGGCTCCAAACAGTGATATGTCGGACATTAAAGCTATGTTACAACAACAAATGGCTGCTTCACAAAAGCAGGAGGCTTTAATCGCTCAATTGTTGGCTCACAATAAAGTCTTGGACACTCAAATTGCCCAGCTATCGAGCCAAAACACAAGTAGGCAGCCGGGTGTGTTGCCGTCTAAGCCTAATAAGCCTCATGAGACCGTTAATGCGATACATCTTCGAAGTGGTCTTACATATGATGGACCAGAGATGTCCCGGGTGAACAACGAGGTTATTATTGAAGATCTGGATGTTGATGCGGAAGATGAAAGTGCTGGCGAAGTGGCT GTAACGGTACCTTTCACTGAACTTATTACTCAAATTCCCTCATATGCTAAGTTCGTGAAAGAGATTCTGTCTTGTAAGAGGAGTTTTGATGAGGTAGAGACTATTGTTTTTACTGCGGAGTGTAGTGCAATCCTACAAAATAAGTCTCCACCTAAATTGGccgacccaggtagtttttccatCCCCTGTTTTATAGGCACCCATACTATTGATAATGCTTTGTGTGATTTGGATGCCAGCATCAGTGTCTTACCCTTGTCCTTAGCTCAAAAGATAGGTTTGACTGAGTTTAGATGCACAAATATGATTGTCCAAATGGCAGACCGTTCCCTGTCGCGTCCATTACGGATCCTAGAAGATGTTCCTGTGCGGGTAGGGAAGATCTTTATACCCTTCGAttttgttgttttggacattcCTGAGGATACCCATACCCTTATTATCTTAGGGAGAACGttcttgcacactgctggtgtagTTATTGACGTAAGAGCGAGGACTCTGACATTTAAAGTGGGGGGTGAGACACTAACCTATACCCAGTCTAAAGTCCGTAGGGCTCCTATGCAAGTTGTACCTTGCCATGTGGTAGTTGATAGTCCTACAGTTGAGTCCTGTTTTGCCATTACTGTCCCACTTCTGCCCCATGCTGGGAGCAAGTTGGAGGACCGTGCTTTTGTATCTTCTTTTGCAGGACATGACAGGTTGAGCTACCAGGAGGATTTGGGAGGTGGACTTGGTGCGTTGGGTGCATTTTTTGAGGCTGGAAATGCTGATTATAGTGGACGGAGAGAAAGTCCCTTGTCGCGTGCAAAGAAGTAA